In the genome of Actinomadura graeca, one region contains:
- a CDS encoding DUF72 domain-containing protein has translation MTAVGTSGWQYGDWRGVLYPPGLPQRRWLHRYAEVFGTVENNNAFYRLPARGTFEQWREATPPGFVMAVKASRFLTHMKRLRDPGEPVARLMDAAGGLGSKLGPVLLQLPPTLRCEPARLQACLRCFPSGVRVAVEPRHPSWWTAEVRGVLERHGAALCWADRLGRPVTPLWRTADWLYVRLHEGAASPRPSYGDRALRSWAERIAPGGDAYVYFNNDPGGAAVRNARRFTVLTQPDKQQQTT, from the coding sequence GTGACGGCGGTCGGGACGTCCGGATGGCAGTACGGCGACTGGCGCGGCGTGCTCTACCCGCCCGGCCTGCCGCAGCGCCGCTGGCTGCACCGCTACGCCGAGGTGTTCGGCACCGTGGAGAACAACAACGCCTTCTACCGCCTGCCCGCGCGCGGCACCTTCGAGCAGTGGCGCGAAGCGACCCCGCCGGGGTTCGTCATGGCCGTCAAGGCCAGCCGGTTCCTCACCCACATGAAGCGGCTGCGCGACCCCGGGGAGCCCGTCGCGCGGCTCATGGACGCCGCCGGGGGACTGGGCAGCAAGCTCGGCCCCGTCCTGCTGCAGCTGCCGCCCACGCTGCGGTGCGAGCCCGCGCGGCTCCAGGCGTGCCTGCGCTGCTTCCCCAGCGGCGTCCGCGTCGCGGTGGAGCCCCGGCATCCCTCGTGGTGGACGGCGGAGGTCCGCGGCGTCCTGGAACGGCACGGCGCGGCCCTGTGCTGGGCCGACCGGCTCGGCAGGCCGGTCACGCCGCTGTGGCGGACGGCGGACTGGCTGTACGTGCGCCTGCACGAGGGGGCAGCGTCCCCCAGGCCCTCCTACGGGGACCGCGCCCTGCGCAGCTGGGCGGAGCGGATCGCTCCGGGCGGGGACGCCTACGTCTACTTCAACAACGACCCGGGCGGCGCCGCCGTCCGCAACGCCCGCCGTTTCACCGTCCTCACCCAACCCGACAAACAGCAACAAACTACGTAA
- a CDS encoding TIGR03086 family metal-binding protein: MVPGRFVRALEVFEAVLAGVPAGRWESPSPCEGWCAVDVAGHVMAGLLAVREVAAGRPFPGTDPDVREVAGADPVATWRSVRADLMAALGPGTLERRVELAVGVETTVGEWLDRYPLELLVHAWDLGQATGRPVVFPPDLAAAALETARRFAPQGRAAGMIGPERAVPGGADDQARLLAVFGRGPSDGPSDGDGG, from the coding sequence GTGGTTCCTGGACGATTCGTCCGCGCGCTGGAGGTCTTCGAGGCGGTACTGGCCGGGGTGCCCGCGGGCCGCTGGGAGTCCCCCTCTCCGTGTGAGGGCTGGTGCGCCGTCGACGTGGCGGGGCATGTCATGGCGGGGTTGCTGGCGGTGCGGGAGGTGGCCGCCGGGCGCCCGTTCCCGGGCACCGATCCCGACGTGCGGGAGGTGGCCGGCGCGGATCCGGTGGCCACATGGCGGTCGGTGCGCGCGGACCTGATGGCCGCGCTGGGACCCGGGACGCTGGAGCGCCGGGTGGAGCTCGCGGTGGGCGTGGAGACGACGGTGGGCGAATGGCTCGACCGCTATCCCCTGGAGTTGCTGGTGCACGCGTGGGACCTGGGGCAGGCCACCGGCCGTCCGGTGGTGTTCCCCCCGGATCTGGCGGCCGCCGCCCTGGAGACGGCGAGGCGTTTCGCGCCGCAGGGGCGCGCGGCGGGGATGATCGGGCCCGAGCGTGCGGTGCCCGGCGGCGCCGACGACCAGGCGCGGCTGCTGGCGGTGTTCGGCCGCGGCCCCTCGGACGGCCCCTCGGACGGCGACGGCGGCTGA
- a CDS encoding PLP-dependent aminotransferase family protein, with protein MDRSNDTAGDRAITGSGADFLQLDAADAPPGGLSDWLAGRLRDAIGDGRLPVGGRLPASRVLAADLGVSRGVVTEAYQRLVDDGHVAGRGRGGTVVVAAPFVPAPAPVPPHPPRADPADTPPDFALTAVPGGSLDGSPATPPGVFSGAPGSGVFDALRAAPARVDLSPGVPDLAAFPRAAWLRAERSVLAELSAPALGYGDPRGTPALRAAVAAWLARNRGVRADPADIIIVAGTAQGLGLMVRVLSGQGVRDIAVEDPGSLGTRQHLAHWGMGTPPVPVDAGGVRVDRLRASGAPAVLLTPAHQFPTGVVLDGPRRRDLMRWSADGGLVIEDDYDAEHRYDRPPVAALRSMLTERLFYAGSVSKLLAPALRIGWILAPPGHRDALVDAKRFADLGNAALPQLVLARLMDSGEMERQMRALRRRHRRRRDAMITAIRARLPGAVVHGAAAGLHLTVTFPGSFPDTALAAAALDRGVKTHPLSWHGQRRHSPGLVLGYAAATPTAIAEGVACIGDAFRHLP; from the coding sequence ATGGACAGGTCCAATGACACCGCCGGCGACCGGGCCATAACGGGGTCCGGCGCGGACTTCCTGCAACTGGACGCCGCCGACGCCCCGCCGGGCGGCCTGTCGGACTGGCTCGCCGGGCGCCTGCGCGACGCGATCGGCGACGGCCGCCTCCCGGTCGGCGGGCGCCTGCCCGCCAGCCGCGTCCTGGCGGCCGACCTCGGCGTGTCACGCGGCGTGGTCACCGAGGCCTACCAGCGGCTCGTCGACGACGGCCACGTCGCCGGCCGCGGCCGCGGCGGCACCGTCGTCGTCGCCGCACCCTTCGTGCCGGCCCCGGCCCCCGTCCCGCCGCACCCTCCGCGCGCCGACCCCGCCGACACACCACCAGACTTCGCCCTCACCGCTGTCCCCGGCGGCTCGCTCGACGGCAGCCCCGCCACGCCGCCGGGCGTGTTCTCCGGCGCCCCCGGCAGCGGCGTGTTCGACGCCCTGCGCGCCGCGCCCGCCCGCGTCGACCTGTCACCCGGCGTCCCCGACCTGGCCGCCTTCCCCCGCGCCGCGTGGCTGCGCGCCGAAAGGTCCGTCCTGGCGGAACTGTCGGCACCCGCCCTCGGCTACGGCGACCCCCGCGGCACCCCCGCCCTGCGCGCCGCCGTCGCCGCGTGGCTGGCCCGCAACCGGGGCGTCCGCGCCGACCCCGCCGACATCATCATCGTCGCCGGGACCGCGCAGGGCCTCGGGCTCATGGTCCGCGTCCTGTCCGGCCAGGGCGTCCGGGACATCGCCGTCGAGGACCCCGGATCCCTCGGCACCCGCCAGCACCTGGCGCACTGGGGGATGGGCACGCCCCCCGTCCCCGTCGACGCCGGCGGCGTCCGCGTCGACCGGCTCCGCGCGTCCGGCGCACCCGCCGTGCTGCTCACCCCCGCCCACCAGTTCCCCACCGGGGTCGTCCTGGACGGCCCCCGCCGCCGGGACCTGATGCGCTGGAGCGCCGACGGCGGCCTCGTCATCGAGGACGACTACGACGCCGAACACCGCTACGACCGCCCGCCCGTCGCCGCCCTGCGGTCCATGCTCACCGAACGCCTCTTCTACGCGGGCAGCGTCTCCAAACTCCTCGCCCCGGCCCTGCGGATCGGGTGGATCCTCGCGCCGCCCGGCCACCGCGACGCGCTCGTGGACGCCAAACGCTTCGCCGACCTCGGCAACGCCGCCCTCCCGCAGCTGGTCCTGGCCCGCCTCATGGACTCCGGTGAGATGGAACGGCAAATGCGGGCCCTGCGCCGACGCCACCGCCGCCGCCGCGACGCGATGATCACCGCGATCCGGGCGCGGCTGCCCGGCGCGGTCGTCCACGGCGCCGCCGCCGGCCTGCACCTGACGGTGACCTTCCCCGGTTCCTTCCCCGACACCGCCCTGGCCGCCGCCGCGCTGGACCGCGGCGTGAAGACCCACCCGCTGTCCTGGCACGGGCAGCGCCGCCACAGCCCCGGCCTGGTCCTCGGCTACGCCGCCGCCACCCCCACGGCCATCGCCGAAGGGGTCGCGTGCATCGGTGACGCCTTCCGCCACCTGCCCTGA
- a CDS encoding DUF885 domain-containing protein: MTALDDLVDRYMDELAALDPCQAAIMGIAGQDSRLTDYGPDGLAARADLARATLARLNAVAPAAPPASAPAATGGTRPGAQNGATPTPTPTPTAGAAPSTVPGTAADADRIAAAVLRERLETDLALHDAHVHDTALNTLEGPLQRLRIAIELLDRGDDTDWDAVRGRLRALPGALRDLRTGLLRACQNGRIVARRQIARNVQSCLETPGCLAEITARHGGGPLRGELDDAVAAASRALAEFAEFLSGELAPRAPERDALGADRYRLGVRDLLGTTLDLEETYAWGWEELARIETEMDEAGERILPGEPLPAVRAALDNDPAYRIHGADAFRAWIQELADRAIGDLDGVHFDIPAPLRRIECRIPPVESGIYYLAPSEDLSRPGRVWWTVKDRDQDIVTWTVPGIMFHEGVPGHHLQLGVTILNTGLNRFQRLSSELYPGYCEGWGLYAERLMGELGYYHDPAHLLGMLAGGQQFRAARVILDIGMHLELPIPAGTGFHEGERWTPQLALEFLRAHAGPQPEAAITFEVDRYLGLPAQAIAYKVGEKVWLEAREAARARAGTAFDLKEFHRRALDLGPMGLDRMRAELTRA; the protein is encoded by the coding sequence ATGACCGCACTGGATGACCTCGTCGACCGTTACATGGACGAGCTCGCCGCCCTGGACCCGTGCCAGGCGGCGATCATGGGGATCGCCGGGCAGGACTCCCGTCTGACCGACTACGGCCCCGACGGGCTCGCGGCCCGCGCCGATCTGGCCCGCGCCACCCTGGCCCGCCTGAACGCCGTCGCCCCCGCCGCTCCCCCCGCATCCGCTCCCGCCGCCACCGGCGGCACCCGCCCCGGCGCCCAGAACGGCGCCACCCCCACCCCCACCCCCACCCCCACCGCCGGTGCCGCTCCCAGCACCGTCCCCGGAACCGCCGCCGACGCCGACCGCATCGCCGCGGCCGTCCTCCGCGAACGGCTGGAGACCGACCTGGCCCTGCACGACGCCCACGTCCACGACACGGCCCTGAACACCCTGGAAGGACCACTGCAGCGGCTCCGCATCGCGATCGAGCTCCTGGACCGCGGCGACGACACCGACTGGGACGCCGTCCGCGGACGCCTGCGGGCCCTGCCCGGCGCGCTGCGGGACCTGCGCACCGGGCTGCTCCGCGCCTGCCAGAACGGGCGGATCGTCGCCCGCCGCCAGATCGCCCGCAACGTCCAGAGCTGCCTGGAGACCCCCGGCTGCCTGGCCGAGATCACCGCCCGGCACGGCGGCGGCCCCCTGCGCGGCGAACTCGACGACGCCGTCGCCGCCGCGTCACGCGCCCTGGCCGAGTTCGCCGAGTTCCTGTCGGGCGAGCTGGCCCCCCGCGCCCCCGAACGCGACGCGCTGGGCGCCGACCGGTACCGGCTCGGCGTCCGCGACCTGCTGGGCACCACCCTGGACCTGGAGGAGACCTACGCGTGGGGCTGGGAGGAACTGGCCCGGATCGAGACCGAGATGGACGAGGCGGGGGAGCGGATCCTGCCGGGCGAGCCGCTGCCGGCGGTCCGCGCCGCGCTGGACAACGACCCCGCCTACCGCATCCACGGCGCGGACGCGTTCCGGGCGTGGATCCAGGAACTGGCCGACCGGGCGATCGGCGACCTGGACGGCGTCCACTTCGACATCCCCGCGCCGCTGCGGCGGATCGAGTGCCGCATCCCGCCGGTGGAGTCGGGGATCTACTACCTGGCGCCGTCGGAGGACCTGTCGCGCCCCGGGCGGGTGTGGTGGACGGTCAAGGACCGCGACCAGGACATCGTCACCTGGACGGTGCCGGGCATCATGTTCCACGAGGGCGTCCCCGGCCACCACCTGCAACTCGGCGTGACCATCCTCAACACCGGCCTCAACCGGTTCCAGCGGCTGTCCAGCGAGCTGTACCCCGGGTACTGCGAGGGCTGGGGCCTGTACGCCGAACGGCTCATGGGCGAGCTGGGCTACTACCACGACCCGGCGCACCTGCTGGGCATGCTGGCGGGCGGCCAGCAGTTCCGCGCCGCCCGCGTGATCCTCGACATCGGGATGCACCTGGAACTGCCGATCCCCGCCGGGACGGGCTTCCACGAGGGCGAACGGTGGACCCCGCAGCTGGCCCTGGAGTTCCTGCGCGCCCACGCGGGCCCGCAGCCGGAGGCGGCGATCACCTTCGAGGTCGACCGGTACCTGGGGCTCCCCGCCCAGGCCATCGCCTACAAGGTGGGGGAGAAGGTGTGGCTGGAGGCGCGGGAGGCGGCACGCGCCCGCGCGGGCACGGCGTTCGACCTCAAGGAGTTCCACCGCCGCGCGCTCGACCTGGGGCCGATGGGCCTGGACCGGATGCGCGCCGAGCTGACCCGCGCCTGA
- a CDS encoding LysE family translocator, producing MPETLIAFTGAAVLIAVAPGPSTVVIMRQSLRAGRRGGLATVLGNEAGVLAWGLAAAAGLSALLVASRLAYDGLRVLGAGVLVWFGARALWQARRGAPAAGVDHAAVDHTPGTVGDGGGAVTGWRCFRLGLATNAANPKAGVFAVSFLPQFVPGGWPVPVALAVLSVLWALIDLAWYTAVVWLVGAARRALGRPVVRRRLEQVSGVVLVGLGVRLAAETR from the coding sequence ATGCCGGAGACTCTGATCGCCTTCACGGGCGCGGCGGTGCTGATCGCGGTCGCGCCGGGCCCGAGCACGGTCGTGATCATGCGTCAGTCGCTGCGGGCGGGACGCCGCGGCGGGCTGGCGACGGTGCTGGGCAACGAGGCCGGTGTGCTGGCGTGGGGGCTGGCGGCGGCCGCCGGCCTGTCGGCGCTGCTGGTGGCGTCGCGGCTGGCCTACGACGGGCTGCGGGTCCTCGGCGCGGGCGTGCTGGTGTGGTTCGGGGCGCGGGCGTTGTGGCAGGCCCGCCGGGGTGCGCCGGCCGCCGGCGTGGACCACGCCGCTGTGGACCACACCCCCGGCACCGTGGGGGACGGCGGGGGAGCGGTGACGGGGTGGCGGTGCTTCCGGCTCGGGCTGGCCACCAACGCCGCGAACCCCAAGGCCGGGGTGTTCGCGGTGTCGTTCCTGCCGCAGTTCGTCCCCGGAGGGTGGCCGGTGCCGGTGGCGCTGGCGGTCCTCTCGGTGCTGTGGGCGCTGATCGACCTGGCCTGGTACACGGCGGTGGTGTGGCTGGTGGGCGCGGCACGGCGGGCGCTGGGCCGCCCGGTGGTGCGGCGGCGCCTGGAGCAGGTGTCGGGCGTGGTGCTGGTGGGCCTGGGGGTGCGGCTGGCGGCCGAGACCCGCTGA
- a CDS encoding AAA family ATPase, which translates to MTIAAHDVDEAAAQLQSTVTEVKKVIVGQEHMVERMVVALLARGHCLIEGVPGVAKTLAVGTLARVVGGTFARLQFTPDLVPSDIVGTRIYHPSTEQFDVELGPVFVNFILADEINRAPAKVQSALLEVMAERQVSLGGNTYPLPRPFIVLATQNPIESEGVYPLPEAQRDRFLMKIDVHHPAAHEELQILQRMSVDPPEAAPVLDTARLAGLQRATEEVSVHELIADYIVRLVMATREPDQYRLPDLRTVIEIGASPRATLGLVSAARALALLSGRDYVLPDDVRAVARDVIAHRLVLTFDALADGIDPGDVVAQILTAVPPPRVVWNHGAAAVTTP; encoded by the coding sequence ATGACCATCGCCGCCCACGATGTCGACGAGGCCGCGGCCCAGCTCCAGAGCACCGTCACCGAGGTCAAGAAGGTCATCGTCGGCCAGGAGCACATGGTCGAGCGGATGGTCGTCGCGCTCCTCGCCCGCGGCCACTGCCTCATCGAGGGCGTCCCCGGCGTCGCCAAGACCCTCGCCGTCGGCACCCTCGCCCGCGTCGTCGGCGGCACCTTCGCCCGCCTGCAGTTCACCCCCGACCTCGTCCCCTCCGACATCGTCGGCACCCGCATCTACCACCCCTCCACCGAGCAGTTCGACGTCGAGCTCGGCCCCGTCTTCGTCAACTTCATCCTCGCCGACGAGATCAACCGCGCCCCCGCCAAGGTCCAGTCCGCCCTCCTGGAGGTCATGGCCGAACGCCAGGTCTCCCTGGGCGGCAACACCTACCCCCTCCCCCGCCCCTTCATCGTCCTGGCCACCCAGAACCCCATCGAATCCGAGGGCGTCTACCCCCTCCCCGAGGCCCAGCGCGACCGGTTCCTGATGAAGATCGACGTCCACCACCCCGCCGCCCACGAGGAACTGCAGATCCTCCAGCGGATGAGCGTCGACCCCCCCGAGGCCGCCCCCGTCCTGGACACCGCCCGCCTCGCCGGCCTCCAGCGCGCCACCGAGGAGGTCTCCGTCCACGAGCTCATCGCCGACTACATCGTCCGGCTCGTCATGGCCACCCGCGAACCCGACCAGTACCGCCTGCCCGACCTGCGCACCGTCATCGAGATCGGCGCCAGCCCCCGCGCCACCCTCGGCCTGGTCTCCGCCGCCCGCGCCCTGGCCCTGCTGTCGGGCCGCGACTACGTCCTGCCCGACGACGTCCGCGCCGTCGCCCGCGACGTCATCGCCCACCGCCTCGTCCTGACCTTCGACGCCCTCGCCGACGGCATCGACCCCGGCGACGTCGTCGCCCAGATCCTCACCGCCGTCCCCCCGCCCCGCGTCGTCTGGAACCACGGCGCCGCGGCGGTGACCACCCCATGA